The Periplaneta americana isolate PAMFEO1 chromosome 10, P.americana_PAMFEO1_priV1, whole genome shotgun sequence genome includes a window with the following:
- the eIF2D gene encoding eukaryotic translation initiation factor 2D isoform X1, whose protein sequence is MMFQKTFKVKSNTQLKGSERKRIKNEIAKQFPQLTDTDLQNFFPNKESMSAIKIVTHNGDLGMIYSVQKLPLIFELEKMMYPTVYMLWSYPDILPTFTIWPQVFERLAGGADLMLPGIVLKCQMHVKAYGNLSKGASVAINMTNNKAPVAVGTTALSSYDMYMAAQRGKAVKILHTVGDELWSYGMKLTIPHMGPPNGYEQIGGVSESLLPVNELSSVSENVSEVENKCDVNVICQSVSDLEMNSKTDDITTDLSVHQEGEVLETDAPSQEEMGVGEQTESEVMDKLLLYCFLKACRNSTKKVEFPLLTSNFYKLHIIPACPPDSKLDIKKSNYKKLSKFLKAMENLDIIQVKEITKGVESIMSINLGHEMLKNFIDPIVPKSDEQKSDISSKAWKPAITELYTVTAAVLPLFSQYGLRKGTNLSIPEVRKYVTDYVKKEKLQDKQMVKINEVLQSAVQDPNTMAVTWEDLMGLIIGRMSRSYEMTFSGEKPTAVKGKLEPIDIQVGKRTGNKKVTLINNLELYGINIQEFARECQHGVAASTSISSVPGKKSSQLLVQGNQVLFVGNLLMGKYQIPKRYVRGLENAPKQKK, encoded by the exons AAAACGGATTAAAAATGAGATTGCGAAGCAGTTTCCACAGCTCACAGACACGGATCTGCAGAACTTCTTCCCCAACAAGGAGTCCATGAGTGCAATAAAAATAGTAACTCATAATGGCGATTTGGGTATGATATACTCTGTACAGAAATTGCCTCTAATATTTGAGCTAGAGAAAATGATGTACCCTACAGTTTACATGCTATGGTCCTACCCGGACATCCTGCCGACATTCACAATATGGCCTCAAGTTTTTGAGAGACTTGCAGGTGGTGCGGATCTAATGCTTCCAGGAATAGTTTTGAAATGCCAGATGCATGTGAAAGCATATGGAAATTTATCCAAAGGTGCTAGTGTCGCTATTAATATGACAAATAATAAAGCTCCAGTAGCTGTTGGTACTACCGCATTGTCGAGCTATGACATGTACATGGCAGCTCAACGAGGGAAAGCAGTGAAAATTCTGCACACAGTTGGGGATGAGTTGTGGTCATATGGCATGAAGTTGACAATCCCTCACATGGGACCACCTAATGGTTACGAGCAGATTGGAGGGGTTTCAGAGTCACTGCTGCCAGTTAACGAGCTATCTTCTGTAAGTGAAAATGTCAGTGAAGTGGAGAATAAATGTGATGTGAATGTTATCTGCCAAAGTGTCTCAGACCTAGAGATGAATTCCAAAACTGACGATATAACTACAGATCTTAGTGTACATCAAGAGGGAGAAGTCCTCGAAACTGATGCTCCTTCACAAGAAGAAATGGGTGTCGGAGAACAAACTGAATCTGAAGTGATGGACAAGTTGCtattatattgttttcttaaAGCTTGTAGAAATTCCACTAAAAAAGTGGAATTTCCATTACTAACGAgcaatttttataaattacacataATTCCAGCTTGTCCACCGGACTCAAAATTGGATATTAAGAAATCAAACTACAAGAAGTTGTCCAAGTTCCTAAAGGCTATGGAGAACTTAGATATCATTCAAGTGAAAGAAATTACGAAAGGAGTAGAGAGTATAATGTCCATTAATTTAGGCCATGAAATGCTTAAGAACTTCATTGATCCTATAGTACCAAAAAGTGACGAACAAAAATCAGATATTTCTTCAAAAGCATGGAAGCCTGCAATTACAGAACTGTATACTGTGACAGCTGCAGTTCTTCCGTTATTTTCCCAGTATGGATTGAG GAAAGGGACTAATTTGTCAATTCCAGAAGTTCGCAAATATGTTactgattatgtgaagaaagagAAACTACAAGATAAGCA AATGGTGAAGATAAATGAAGTTCTCCAGAGCGCCGTGCAAGATCCTAACACAATGGCAGTCACCTGGGAGGATTTAATGGGCTTGATTATAGGACGAATGAGTAGATCATATGAAATGACATTTAGTGGAGAGAAGCCCACAGCTGTCAAAGGCAAGCTGGAACCCATTGATATCCAAGTTGGAAAACGCACAGGAAATAAGAAG GTGACACTTATTAACAACTTGGAGCTGTATGGTATCAACATTCAAGAATTTGCAAGAGAGTGTCAGCATGGTGTTGCAGCAAGCACCAGTATCAGTTCCGTGCCTGGCAAGAAGAGCAGTCAACTATTGGTTCAAGGAAATCAAGTGCTCTTCGTGGGAAATCTTCTAATGG
- the eIF2D gene encoding eukaryotic translation initiation factor 2D isoform X2 gives MNGHFIGRKRIKNEIAKQFPQLTDTDLQNFFPNKESMSAIKIVTHNGDLGMIYSVQKLPLIFELEKMMYPTVYMLWSYPDILPTFTIWPQVFERLAGGADLMLPGIVLKCQMHVKAYGNLSKGASVAINMTNNKAPVAVGTTALSSYDMYMAAQRGKAVKILHTVGDELWSYGMKLTIPHMGPPNGYEQIGGVSESLLPVNELSSVSENVSEVENKCDVNVICQSVSDLEMNSKTDDITTDLSVHQEGEVLETDAPSQEEMGVGEQTESEVMDKLLLYCFLKACRNSTKKVEFPLLTSNFYKLHIIPACPPDSKLDIKKSNYKKLSKFLKAMENLDIIQVKEITKGVESIMSINLGHEMLKNFIDPIVPKSDEQKSDISSKAWKPAITELYTVTAAVLPLFSQYGLRKGTNLSIPEVRKYVTDYVKKEKLQDKQMVKINEVLQSAVQDPNTMAVTWEDLMGLIIGRMSRSYEMTFSGEKPTAVKGKLEPIDIQVGKRTGNKKVTLINNLELYGINIQEFARECQHGVAASTSISSVPGKKSSQLLVQGNQVLFVGNLLMGKYQIPKRYVRGLENAPKQKK, from the exons AAAACGGATTAAAAATGAGATTGCGAAGCAGTTTCCACAGCTCACAGACACGGATCTGCAGAACTTCTTCCCCAACAAGGAGTCCATGAGTGCAATAAAAATAGTAACTCATAATGGCGATTTGGGTATGATATACTCTGTACAGAAATTGCCTCTAATATTTGAGCTAGAGAAAATGATGTACCCTACAGTTTACATGCTATGGTCCTACCCGGACATCCTGCCGACATTCACAATATGGCCTCAAGTTTTTGAGAGACTTGCAGGTGGTGCGGATCTAATGCTTCCAGGAATAGTTTTGAAATGCCAGATGCATGTGAAAGCATATGGAAATTTATCCAAAGGTGCTAGTGTCGCTATTAATATGACAAATAATAAAGCTCCAGTAGCTGTTGGTACTACCGCATTGTCGAGCTATGACATGTACATGGCAGCTCAACGAGGGAAAGCAGTGAAAATTCTGCACACAGTTGGGGATGAGTTGTGGTCATATGGCATGAAGTTGACAATCCCTCACATGGGACCACCTAATGGTTACGAGCAGATTGGAGGGGTTTCAGAGTCACTGCTGCCAGTTAACGAGCTATCTTCTGTAAGTGAAAATGTCAGTGAAGTGGAGAATAAATGTGATGTGAATGTTATCTGCCAAAGTGTCTCAGACCTAGAGATGAATTCCAAAACTGACGATATAACTACAGATCTTAGTGTACATCAAGAGGGAGAAGTCCTCGAAACTGATGCTCCTTCACAAGAAGAAATGGGTGTCGGAGAACAAACTGAATCTGAAGTGATGGACAAGTTGCtattatattgttttcttaaAGCTTGTAGAAATTCCACTAAAAAAGTGGAATTTCCATTACTAACGAgcaatttttataaattacacataATTCCAGCTTGTCCACCGGACTCAAAATTGGATATTAAGAAATCAAACTACAAGAAGTTGTCCAAGTTCCTAAAGGCTATGGAGAACTTAGATATCATTCAAGTGAAAGAAATTACGAAAGGAGTAGAGAGTATAATGTCCATTAATTTAGGCCATGAAATGCTTAAGAACTTCATTGATCCTATAGTACCAAAAAGTGACGAACAAAAATCAGATATTTCTTCAAAAGCATGGAAGCCTGCAATTACAGAACTGTATACTGTGACAGCTGCAGTTCTTCCGTTATTTTCCCAGTATGGATTGAG GAAAGGGACTAATTTGTCAATTCCAGAAGTTCGCAAATATGTTactgattatgtgaagaaagagAAACTACAAGATAAGCA AATGGTGAAGATAAATGAAGTTCTCCAGAGCGCCGTGCAAGATCCTAACACAATGGCAGTCACCTGGGAGGATTTAATGGGCTTGATTATAGGACGAATGAGTAGATCATATGAAATGACATTTAGTGGAGAGAAGCCCACAGCTGTCAAAGGCAAGCTGGAACCCATTGATATCCAAGTTGGAAAACGCACAGGAAATAAGAAG GTGACACTTATTAACAACTTGGAGCTGTATGGTATCAACATTCAAGAATTTGCAAGAGAGTGTCAGCATGGTGTTGCAGCAAGCACCAGTATCAGTTCCGTGCCTGGCAAGAAGAGCAGTCAACTATTGGTTCAAGGAAATCAAGTGCTCTTCGTGGGAAATCTTCTAATGG
- the eIF2D gene encoding eukaryotic translation initiation factor 2D isoform X3, translating to MMFQKTFKVKSNTQLKGSERKRIKNEIAKQFPQLTDTDLQNFFPNKESMSAIKIVTHNGDLGMIYSVQKLPLIFELEKMMYPTVYMLWSYPDILPTFTIWPQVFERLAGGADLMLPGIVLKCQMHVKAYGNLSKGASVAINMTNNKAPVAVGTTALSSYDMYMAAQRGKAVKILHTVGDELWSYGMKLTIPHMGPPNGYEQIGGVSESLLPVNELSSVSENVSEVENKCDVNVICQSVSDLEMNSKTDDITTDLSVHQEGEVLETDAPSQEEMGVGEQTESEVMDKLLLYCFLKACRNSTKKVEFPLLTSNFYKLHIIPACPPDSKLDIKKSNYKKLSKFLKAMENLDIIQVKEITKGVESIMSINLGHEMLKNFIDPIVPKSDEQKSDISSKAWKPAITELYTVTAAVLPLFSQYGLRKGTNLSIPEVRKYVTDYVKKEKLQDKQMVKINEVLQSAVQDPNTMAVTWEDLMGLIIGRMSRSYEMTFSGEKPTAVKGKLEPIDIQVGKRTGNKKVTLINNLELYGINIQEFARECQHGVAASTSISSVPGKKSSQLLVQGNQVLFVGNLLMGLIR from the exons AAAACGGATTAAAAATGAGATTGCGAAGCAGTTTCCACAGCTCACAGACACGGATCTGCAGAACTTCTTCCCCAACAAGGAGTCCATGAGTGCAATAAAAATAGTAACTCATAATGGCGATTTGGGTATGATATACTCTGTACAGAAATTGCCTCTAATATTTGAGCTAGAGAAAATGATGTACCCTACAGTTTACATGCTATGGTCCTACCCGGACATCCTGCCGACATTCACAATATGGCCTCAAGTTTTTGAGAGACTTGCAGGTGGTGCGGATCTAATGCTTCCAGGAATAGTTTTGAAATGCCAGATGCATGTGAAAGCATATGGAAATTTATCCAAAGGTGCTAGTGTCGCTATTAATATGACAAATAATAAAGCTCCAGTAGCTGTTGGTACTACCGCATTGTCGAGCTATGACATGTACATGGCAGCTCAACGAGGGAAAGCAGTGAAAATTCTGCACACAGTTGGGGATGAGTTGTGGTCATATGGCATGAAGTTGACAATCCCTCACATGGGACCACCTAATGGTTACGAGCAGATTGGAGGGGTTTCAGAGTCACTGCTGCCAGTTAACGAGCTATCTTCTGTAAGTGAAAATGTCAGTGAAGTGGAGAATAAATGTGATGTGAATGTTATCTGCCAAAGTGTCTCAGACCTAGAGATGAATTCCAAAACTGACGATATAACTACAGATCTTAGTGTACATCAAGAGGGAGAAGTCCTCGAAACTGATGCTCCTTCACAAGAAGAAATGGGTGTCGGAGAACAAACTGAATCTGAAGTGATGGACAAGTTGCtattatattgttttcttaaAGCTTGTAGAAATTCCACTAAAAAAGTGGAATTTCCATTACTAACGAgcaatttttataaattacacataATTCCAGCTTGTCCACCGGACTCAAAATTGGATATTAAGAAATCAAACTACAAGAAGTTGTCCAAGTTCCTAAAGGCTATGGAGAACTTAGATATCATTCAAGTGAAAGAAATTACGAAAGGAGTAGAGAGTATAATGTCCATTAATTTAGGCCATGAAATGCTTAAGAACTTCATTGATCCTATAGTACCAAAAAGTGACGAACAAAAATCAGATATTTCTTCAAAAGCATGGAAGCCTGCAATTACAGAACTGTATACTGTGACAGCTGCAGTTCTTCCGTTATTTTCCCAGTATGGATTGAG GAAAGGGACTAATTTGTCAATTCCAGAAGTTCGCAAATATGTTactgattatgtgaagaaagagAAACTACAAGATAAGCA AATGGTGAAGATAAATGAAGTTCTCCAGAGCGCCGTGCAAGATCCTAACACAATGGCAGTCACCTGGGAGGATTTAATGGGCTTGATTATAGGACGAATGAGTAGATCATATGAAATGACATTTAGTGGAGAGAAGCCCACAGCTGTCAAAGGCAAGCTGGAACCCATTGATATCCAAGTTGGAAAACGCACAGGAAATAAGAAG GTGACACTTATTAACAACTTGGAGCTGTATGGTATCAACATTCAAGAATTTGCAAGAGAGTGTCAGCATGGTGTTGCAGCAAGCACCAGTATCAGTTCCGTGCCTGGCAAGAAGAGCAGTCAACTATTGGTTCAAGGAAATCAAGTGCTCTTCGTGGGAAATCTTCTAATGG